The window CTCGCGTGGTGGAACTCTTTGGAGTGGTCCGCGAGGGGCCGAACGTTGTCCTCATCATGGACCACAAATCTGGTAAACGAGCctttcaccctttttttttttttttatgccgaTGTTTCCGTGAGACGCGAATGAGTGTTGAGCCTCCTTGAAGTGCTACGATGGGTTAATAAACACGATGACAGATATTTTCCTTTGTCAGCCAATTCCAGGCTTCAACAATTGAATCAGACAATGCGCATCTGTAAATATGAAGAAGATATCCCTCAGTGTTGGTCCTGGTCTCACCGTACCTGTTATTCCAGGCTCCCTGGGCCAGCTGATAGCGGAGCGCGGCCGGCTGCCAGAGGACCTGAGTCTCCACTACCACTCGCAAATCCTAACAGCGCTGGAGTACCTGCGGAAGAAAAAAGTGGTGCATCTAGACATTAAAGGTAtgttatacatacacacatacattataaaTCATTTAGGTTAAAAAGGTTATATTGAAAAGTCAAAACACGATGAGGAAAACTGATTTGAACTCTTGAATGTCCCTAAGCCACGTAGTAACTGATGTGTGACGTATTCAAGTCGGTTCTCTAAAGACAGATAGACACAAGAAGGAATTACATTTCTTAAATAAAACCAGATGCCTCCGGTGAAAAGTTGAAACTGAATTAACTTTTTGGAGAGAAGCCGCCCGACGTCACGCTGCGGTAGCCAATCACATCAGCGGCAATCCAAAAAGTGCACAACCCAGCCatgaaggggggcggggcggggtgggggtggcATGGGGTGACTGCCAACCTCCTCCAACCTGGCAGAGGTCATTTTAGGTCTCAATAACGATATGTATCGCAATGGAGCATGTCTTCTGGTATATCGATAAGTAGTCGAGTACTTGGTTGAGCTGTTGGCAGTAGATAATTAACAAAGTATAACGTTTTTTCTCATTCAATTAAGAACTTAAGTACAAAATAATCAGATTTTCTAAGAAATTTGTGCTTGTTATCATCAATTTAAACGTACAtaacaaaatattaaataattctGAAACGATTTTGAtaccaccccctcccctcccccccacagtAAACAGTCCAactaaatgtgtcattttttacTTGTTagtggaaaacaaacacacacacagagagagatttgTAATTCGTTCTCATCATAGGATTTTGTGTGCAGCTGTTGTGTGGAACACAAGTGTCATAGATACAGTAGATTTGATCCTCTGCACCTGTGTTGTGAAACCAGACTACCACAGTGAAGACGACGGGCTGGGAATTTCCCACAGTGTGACTCACCGCTGATCTTTTAGAGGCGGCGCATGAGCACAGAATCAggagagcaagaaagaaagggagaacgAAACCGAGCGGGGGGATGGGACGAGGAGCAGGAAGTAGTTGgcgagagagaagagagacaaaaagaacaaagtgcaatgacagaaagaaagaaagaaagcagaagATGAAAATAAAGTGGAAAGAAGTgtacaaatgaaaaaagaacagggaaagagaaacacaaaaaatgaGAACCGAGTTAGAGGAAGAGAATAAAAAGACTGAAACAGGAAGACAACACAATGGCGCCGTCGCTGCTCAGACGCCACCTGGTGTCTGTTTGCTGCTAGACGCCACATTCATTCCTCATTAAAGTGTTTTCTGCAGCAGCTGTCCCTCGGTGACGTCATATCTCCCTCTCACTTGTTGCCTCTTTTTATCTGGAGGCTGCTTTGTGTCTGTGCACAGCTGCCCTGTTTCTATTTATGTCATTCCACAAACTACACAGCACAAGTCATGGAAATCAGCGGCAATGCAGTAGATTATTTATTGTGCTCGTTTTCCCACAGCTGACAATGTGTTGCTGTCGGAGGACGGTCGAGACACCTTCCTGTGCGACTTTGGACACGCGGAGAGACTCGACACTCGAGGCCAGAGCCTCAGCGGGTCCAACGGTAAATACTGTTGCAACACTAGCGATTTCAGTTGTGAAGATCAAATGTGTCCACCCGCGTGTCATATTTCACGGTTTTCCCAATGTGACGCGATGCAGATCTGAAGGGCACGGAGACCCACATGGCCCCCGAGATCGTGAAAGGGGAACCCCGCGGGGCCAAAGCAGATGTGTGGAGCAGCTGCTGTACGTTACTGCACATGCTCAATGCGTGTCAGCCGTGGACCAGATACTACACCTGTAGACTTTACCTGAAGGTACGCTTCACAgcgacacacagagagcacagTCGGCGGGTTTCCGTCGCAGACGTTCACGTCGGCTCGTCGCCGTATTCAGATCAGCCTTTGACCGAGTGCGTCTTTGCGATGGTAACAGATTGCCAACGAGCCGCCGCCGCTGAGGGAGATTCCGCCCAACTGCAGCCCTCTCACAGCGGAGGTTCTCAAGGCGGGTCTTCAGAAGGATCCGGCCAAGAGGGCGTCGGCGTCTGAACTCAAAGGAAAAGCTGCCAGAGCTCTGAGAGAAGGTAACGAAGCCTGCACggtgcatccacacacacatccataaaCAGTCAAATCCACTATGTAAGTAACCAATTAGGGCAAATTTGGTTATTGTCCATAGCTTAAAAACATCACATATGTTGAAGTTAGCGAGCTAATGGCAGCAGCTCATAGGCAAGacaaaaataatttttaaaCGCAAACAAATTGTTGTTGGTAATGTTTAGGGAGACTTTAGAAAGTAATCGAGCCCCGTGAGTGCATCATCGTCTTCCAATTGTGAAGCCTCATTGTTTCgtgtctgtgtgactgcagTGGGAGGACTCACCAGTCCAGTGAGGGGGCCTTTCACGGAGCCCTTGTACATCGCCGACAAACCTCCGGACCGTCTGCAACTTGTCAACAGCAGCGTGAAGTATGAGGACGAGCATCAAGAGCCTGTCGGGAAAGGGATCCCAGCAGGCAGCGGGccggaggacctggaggacgacCACGGAGAAGAGACAAAGCGAGACTCGCCTTCCCGTCCACAAACGCTGATCTCTGAGCCGAGCTACAAGAGGGGCAACAGGGTCACCACTGTGCCTGAACTTGAGCTGCGTAAACTGGAGCGaggtgagccccccccccccccccctctcagagGTCTGCTTCGCTTTCTTCTGTTAAATGTTCGATCTCCGCTCATCGTTTTCCCCCCCTCTCGTTTGGCAGATTTCTACCTGAGCAGTCTGTCCCAGCTGCACTCTGTCGAGATGCAGGAGCAGCTCTTGTCGTGTCTCAGCAGTGACCCGTATTCCACCTGGGAGCCGTGGGACAAAAAGGTGACCCAGCATTCACGTACATGTCTGATCTAGTGTGGTGAATGAGGATCTGCGGTATCAGTTTGGGCCCAAGTCATCGCTTTGATTGCCATCACAGATGTAGACATTTTAAGACctttttatagaaatgtattcatttgttcATCCAGCTTCCTCTTTCTTATTCCAGGACTCCGGCCGCTGGTCTCTGAGTCCAGGAGACGACTTCAGCTCCGGTGTCTTCTCCTACAACAGTCAGCCAGACGTGCCGGTCTCCAGTCTGGATTTGTTGAGTCACACCCAGATGCCACCGCCCAGCTGCTTCGAAGGTGAGAAAACATTAAacttgtctctctttttaaaaaactatttagtgCCGCACCAAACTGTAACATGTGCACCTCTCTGCTCTGCGATTGGCTCAGGGGTGGACGTCTGCATCAGAGACTTCAACAGGAGGAGCATCCGCATCAGGGAGACGCGGCGGGTGAAGGTGGGCCACATCGCCACAGGAATCAGTGATCAGGTTAGGGCAAGCCGCCTCCCACACTCTtatgtgtctgtttctgtttttttgttttttttaaagcatctgTTTAATGCTGACGGGTGCTCCTTTTTTAGATCACCGAGAGGGTTTTCACCCTGGAAACCCAGCGGGGCGGGCAGGTTGCTCACgatgaggaggtgcaggagtCCGGTCTGGAGCTCAGCTGCGTTCCTGCTCCCGACTTCAGCTCAGCCTGGAGGTGGAGGATCCGAGACGGAGTGCTGGAGACGAGATAGAGACTCCCCTCCGGCTGCTCAGCCGTCCTGCACGTGGCCTTATGTAGCGTCGGTTCAAATATTTGCCTTGAGTTTGTCTCGATGTGCGAGGTGCTTTCACACGGGCCAAGAATAAATCCACCCCGTGTCTCATGTTTTAAATGCCATGAAGGGGCGTGGATGCGTGGAtgcgtttgttttgttgttgtttttgttcactgTGACGCAGCCTTTCTTATTGCGTGTGTGCATTGAGTCAATAAACAGCATCGTAAGCTACGCAGCGTGTGATTACATTATTGATCGCACTGATTCACCATGCAGTCTATACTACAGTATTCAATAACTCAGTGACTATGAATATTTCTGCTGTATTCTAACTACTCAATAACCTTGTTTGATGTTACATTTAACTGCAGTTTCTAGGTTATAAATACAATCTGAACACTATTTTCACCTGCTGGCGAACTTCTGGTCAAATTGTCATATGTGATACAGTAAATCACTATTGGATGCCCTTCTGACCTTTCCACCATCGCCACTGAGAACagaaatcccccccaaaaaaacacaaaccacaatTTAACAGTTGAAAGTTGCCGTCTTACTGCAATGCCAGGATGTTCATGACATTTGCAGGGGACATTCTTGAGGTTAAATCTCAGGGGTTTtagtgacccctgacctttccaCCAGCACTGTCCCCAGGCTGTATTTTCCACTTGTAATATCAAAAGCAAACCATTACAATTTACTAAGCATATGAATACTTTAGAGTCTTAAAACACTTCCAACAAGCTAAAATATACACTTTGCTGACTGTGATTTCATTTCAGCAGAAAAGTACCAAATGTACATATTTTAGCAAAGCATTTAATACCTCCCTCAAgacatattttatatgtattgcTCCGATAGTgtaaatgaagttaaacaactcTCTTGACTCTACTGATGCCAGCGTCAGACATGTTGATTTGCAGCCTCGAGGAGTCTCGCTTGTGTAAAGATcagtttcatttttatattgatGCCACGGCAAACCCATTAAATATCCTCCACTTATTACACATAGCTACAGTCAGCGTTAAAAGATTTATTTCTCATATTACAACAGACAAGATCACAGCAAAAATGATTTTCAGGGGGACTGGAAACTAATTTCAGCCTTACAGATGTGATAGAAAACCGTGAAAATTGGAGAATATCAAAGTGAttccagagtaaaaaaaaacaccaaaaggCACTGACAAACAAGAAGAATGTATAAAAAgctgtttgctgtgtttgaaTATCGCCAGTAGACGTACAGTACTTTGAATCTGTGTGACGTGAGGTAAGCATCTCATCTTCCACCGGAAACGTCATGAGATGTCGCACCACAAACACCACCACGCAGGGTTGGCTTCTTCAGAGTGGGCGCCACATTAAGGTCACGATGCTGGTCGAAACGCCCAAAAAGTAGCATATGATTAAATGTTGCACAGGATTTTTGCTTGAGTTCATGCGACCGTCTTACCATAAGAATGATTCATGTTGAATGTAAACATAACTTTGTACATAAATCCCTGTTGTGGCACTTAAAGTTATCCACTGAAAAGAAGGTTGAGCTGTGCATTCATTTGAGCCCAAATATTATTGTAGATGATTTGTCTTCGTCTTTCTGCTTAATCAAATAATTGTTCGCGAGTAATATCTGTTCTTAACTCCAACATTTGCCAGCAGAGCGTTGCAGATTTACACCAGTTGACACTCACAAATACATATGAAAATGGATTCTCTAGCACCCTGATGAGGCGGATGAAGCGAGTGGGGAGATCAGAAAAGCAATCTGAGTGGAAGAAAAAACgaaataatgcaaaagaaaaccgATAAAATTGAAGTCAAATATTTTTGCTCCATATATCTTTCAGGGCCGATAACAGAATGCAATTACTTTTTTTGGGTGTCTATACcgagtacaaaataaattacataaaaAGGCATTCCCTGTTCAAGTCACCCAATCTCGCCACCTCAACCCtagccccccacacacacactttgtgcaTGTAATCATGCTGCGGCCATCTTCCTCAGTGGCGTCGGGATTATGGGTGTGACAATGCGTTCAGTCTAACTCCCAGTCCTTGGAAATGAACGGGAGGCAGAAACGAAGAGTGGCTCTTCGTGTCCGAATACAAGCTCCTTCTCCACAACTTGTTCACTCTGCCGTAACTTCTTTCTGCTCACATTCAGATGTTCTTGTTCCTGTCCCCGTGAATCTCAGGCGTACttcttccttccatctttcACACGTCCGCTCACACAAACGCCTCACATCTTGCGAATAACTAAAACAGTGGTGAGAACACCGGCCAGGAAAACTCCCACCGTCTGCCATGTGGGTGTGCCCAGGTGGGATCGGATACCCTCCTAAAAATCATCAACGACAGACACAAATATTAGCCATGCAAGCCAGCAATCAGGAGCGTATTTACTTATACATTATGAGTTCGATAGCTAGCTTCTTACCCAGCCACCTTGATCCCTGATCCAGTTGATCACATTTTCCTGGAGGTAGTCCATCGTCCAGTTGATTATTGTTCTGATGATATCAGGAATGTGGGTCACAAGAGCCTGAGAAGGTGTGAAAAGCGAGATGCTTCAGACGTTGGTCAGGTCTTTACTATTTAATCATAATACAGATACGTCTAAACTTTGTTTTGATTGCGAGGTGAAATACAAGCACGCTGCTGAACTCACCTTGATGACGAGTCGACAGGCAAAGTAGAACAGTGCAACCACCCTGCCCCAGTTGAATTTTCCATCTGAAAAGATCTCAACGCTAACTTTCATGAATATTTCTTTTGTGGGACTGAGCGAAGAGTCGTTTAACATTCTGGGGGGAAAAGAACATTCAGTGATTAGGGACAGGCTGATTAGACTGGTAAATACACGCTCATGAAGAACTCTTcaggcctcacacacacacacacacacacacacacacacacacacacacacacacacacacacacacacacacacacacacacacacacacacacacacacacacacacacacacacacacacacacacacacacacacacacacacacacacacacacacacacacacacacacacacacacacacacacacacacacacacacacacacacacacacacacacacagctcacttGTGCAGCTCTACATTTCCATCCAACTCGTCTCCAATCTGCTGCAGGCACTGGGCCAGCTTCTTGTGGTTGGGGTCACACAGCTCTACTCCACCCAGCTGGGTCCTGGTCACCTCAGTATTGCCTCCATGTCGCTGAACCCGCTTGTAGATGAAACTACAACAGGGAGACACAAAATCTTAATAAAGTACGCTCTGACTTTGTTCAGTAATGAGGAGCCCAGCTGTAAACTACATACTCACTCTTTTAACAAAACAGCTCCTAGTTCCAGTAGCTGGTCTTTGTTATTGCCTGAAAGACAAAGGTCGGTGTTAAATTATCCGGATACCGTTTTACAGCCACTCATCCcgaatttgaaataaaaaaggagtgACATTTTGAGTATGTGCAGCTCCAATCTGAATATGATGCCACATTTTACAGTAGCCCCACTTGAAATAACGGAAAAGAAAGCTTGACATGTTGTTGATTATTCGTAGTTAACCTTAAAATGTACTCCCCGTGCTTTACTTTTGATATCCGCTGTGTCGGTCCGTCTGTTACGGAGACATTAGCAGTCGCGTTACATAAAGCCAGAACCTCATTTCCACAGTCTGTTACCGCCAGTTGTTTGCTAAGTTAATTGGGCTAACGTTAAGTCCATTTTGTCGAAGTTAGTGTTGTGGCTTCAAGATAATTGACGTGTGTCGAGCCCGAGAGCCCCGGCGGACTTTTAACGTTTTCTGAGTGAAACGACACAACCGTCGTTTCCCGTTGTGTTTGTTTCGGTTTTGTTCGCACATATTTGCTAACTCACTCCTGTAATAGCTATCGGCTAACCGAGCTAACGACCCAACGCTACAACAAACGGAGCAGAGTAACGGCTAATGTCTGGTTAGGTTAGACACCAAGAAAACGAGCTACAGAGGCAAAACAAAAAGCTACATATTCAAGTGTGAGATTATCTTTGTCTGAAACACTATTGGGGACGCTGTCACGGtcgatttaatttaaaaagcatATTGCGGATGCTAGCTGGTACCTTCATCGCCTCCTCCCGGGTGTGATGCCATCTTGTTGTCTGTTTAGATCGCTCGCGAAGCACTTCCGTATAGTCATGTGACAGAATGATATCTGAGGTAACTGTTTTTCAGATGAGCTAATCTTCAAACACCCGACGGGAGTGATACAATAAGATGACATCATAtaattttcattgttttattctatttatttttaaaacaatttaagaCTTACATTACACGTCTATCGGTTGGTAAAGTAACGTTAAACGATATAAAACAAGAGTGTGTGCATTTTCAAGCCTCGCCTTTTTTGTATGTGCATACGTCACTTCCCGTGTCTCGAGCTCTTCCGTCCGCCGCGCGCACTATCAGGCCTCTTTACGACTCGGCAGGCAAAGATGGCGGATGTACAAGTACGTTTAGGAAAACGGCGTGGTGAATTTAAGTcgacatttttacatttaaattaacacatttaGCGGTATATATTAAGTATGTGCCTTTACGTGGTCTTCATACACAACCACGAGCCATTTTGAACTACAGAGGGTTTTATTTcgggctttttttgttgttgccgttcTGCATACCCTCGTGTAACGTTAAACTAGCTGAAATGCTAACTGGGATAGCTTAGCCTGCTACCACTTAACATTAACTTCTAGCAGAACATTGCTTTGTATACAATGTAAATAATGACCGTTTAATACATTCCCCATCAATTTTATTTATCGATGTATCGTTTGAGCTAAAGGTGGTCTTAAGTCCTTAATTATGGGAAGTAGGTAGTTAGCTAGTCATCTTTGCGAGGCCGGGCGGAGTTATGTGATGTGTCCTCCCAGCGCGTGGAAGTGTGACTGGCCATGTTAATGTCGATTATGTCTTTGTTCCACAGACCGAGAAGGCTTACCAGAAACAGCCCACCATCTTCCAGAACAAGAAGCGTGTTCTGGTCGCAGATGGGGGCAAGGAGGTCAAGGAAAAGCTCCCCCGCTACCACAAAAGTGTGGGGCTGGGCTTCAAAACCCCAAGAGAGGTAACTTGAATTATTCTGAAAAGTATCCAAACTAATGTAGAATAAGTTGGCGTTTATGTTACTTGTAAGTTGCAAATGATGTATTTCTCACGATGGTCTTCCAAGCCTTCATGGTTCTGACGATAGTGCCTTTTGGCAATGCTGATGCAGTTACAAATATTTCCTTATTTTATAGCAACGCAGCGTGCACGATGTGACTAaccatatttaattttttttttttaccaggctATTGACGGCACTTACATTGACAAGAAATGCCCATTTACTGGAAATGTCTCCATTCGTGGCCGTATCCTCTCTGGTGAGTGTAACATTTTACAGTATGATTAAACTCTTGACCATTGACACTGGCTTGGGATGCTGCAACAGATACCTTGTCATTTAAAACCACAACAATATTATACTTTTGATATTTAGTGTACAGGAAACTTAAATTGTATTGTAATAGTGAAAATGATTTAATTCCAGCATTAGGTTAGTAATTTTCCTGACTGCAAATCAACATATCCTTGTGCAGGTGAAGCAACCCAAGCCAGAACCAGTCTTTACAGGGTAACTTATTACAAACTTTACATTGAATTTCCCTTTGCTTGTCACCGTCCAGCAAATGATGTTTTACTCACGATGGTCTTCCAAGCCCTCTGGGTTCTGACGACAATGCCTCATGGCAACACTGATGCATTGGCGTGACGATCCTATTGAAGATTGAGAGTTCACTGCAATGTCCAGGGTAAATTACAACACGATAATATTTACGTTccttctgtgtgtttggtctTCAGGTGTGGTGaccaaaatgaagatgcagaGGACCATTGTTATCAGACGTGACTACCTGCATTACATCCGCAAGTACAACCGCTTTGAGAAGAGGCACAAGAAcatctctgtccatctgtcaCCGTGCTTCAGGTAAGACACCGCTCGCAGGCTTTTAATTCAAAACATGCAACAGTCAGAAATTCAGTTTCAAGGAAAGTAATGCTGGTAATGGTTTAAAAAATAGTGCCGTTATTTCTATTCCCATATATACCAAATTGTCTTAATATATAGATCTGTTCAGATGTCAGTTTGTGTGGTTCTGTCCAAACAAGTTGATAACTTGCTGCAAATGATGATTTTCTCACGATGGTCTTCCAAGCTCAAGAAGCTTTGACGATAACTGCCTTTGGCAAACACTGATGCAGCTTCTCTTTACACCTCCTGCTCAAACATAGCTGAATCTTTATCGGCTTGGTCTTTAACAGATGTACCCCAATCACATGttgatgtatttgttgtgtatttcTACAGAGACGTCACCGTTGGAGACATTGTCACTGTCGGAGAGTGCCGACCACTCAGCAAGACCGTGAGGTTCAACGTCCTCAAAGTGACAAAGGCTGCCGGAGCCAAGAAGCAGTTTCAGAAGTTTTAGGTGGGATGGTGAACAGGAAGGCTGCTGTTGGCTAACTTGTCCCACTGTCAAATAAAGGAAATCTTGTTTAAAtgactttctgtgttttgttgtcctCAATCCTTAAATTGTTAAGCACCAAACCAGCTCTGcaccctcttcttttttttatgtgcaacTTATTAATCGGTGGGTGGTTGCCAAGGAGTTCTAGTTGGCCTCATTGGAACAGATGATTTATTAAATCTAGATATAATTAAGACGGATGGAATGGAACGtctggggaaaaaaacctgCCTTTGTTTTAGTAGAGTTGTGATTTTAGACAGTTATCAAAATCAGTGGGGACTATTAAAGTGGTTATTTTAAATCCTAatttgtaaatatgtaatgATGTGTAACTGGATCATTGTTTTTTACGAGACAGTGATCATGCAATGTTTCTTGTGGTTTTTCTACGACTAATTTACTCGTAGATCTGATATCCGGTCAAATGAAACCTGGCAGCTATTATGTAATTGTTGACCTGCAGTCTGACTATTAAACAAGAGTAGAAGCATTACCAAGACCACAGTTAAGCTCAGCATTCGCTAGTAAATACAAAAGGTCCCTCACTTGTTCTGTCCAGATACCCATTGACTAGTCTTTCTATAATAAACACTACCAATTAAGGTGAATCTGAATACTTGATTGAGTTATTTTTTCTTAGGTTAGACACTATTGTAGAAAAAAGACTAGTAAATAGCAACTGGAGTACATACAAGATTCTTCACCTGTCATTTGTACACCTGTGAGCAAAGTGATCTAAAggaaatgtgttaaataaacCCACCACCTACAGACCAATTGCACTGTCATCTAATATGCGGAAGATAACAGAAAGATGTTCATATAAGCTTGAGAAGAGAGGAATGCCGGCATGTTTTCAGAGTGGTTTTAGGAAGGGAAGGAACACCATGGACCCAGTGATAAGGCCAGAGAGTGAAATAAGGAAGGCCCAGGCAAATAAAGAGTCTGTCATTGCAGTGTTTGACCTATGACATGATCTGGAAGGAAGGTTTGCTATTTAAGATGCACACAATGGGAATTGATGGGAGAGTTTATAACTGGGTAAAGGATTTTCTTTTAGGAAGAAAAATTCAAGTACGGATTGGGTCAGACATGTCAAATCAATACTTAGTTAATAATGGT of the Cyclopterus lumpus isolate fCycLum1 chromosome 8, fCycLum1.pri, whole genome shotgun sequence genome contains:
- the map3k14a gene encoding mitogen-activated protein kinase kinase kinase 14, which translates into the protein MAVRQRIFNSTAPFSGSPKAELKGSYPSCSAADQEAEEEEEEGEEGKDSKMGYIACLSPLINKLLTHGTAEQVGEMPLKTSTFIAQAECETQDSQEFSPSCFERSFFPSPNCFTSSLPSEYNNVAWPTAACMQELGISSAQLTPRKKARKRQKRKGRKKLEKKKERQRHRHRMRSGVPEQESGSSLVRVLDELSLGGRSGLSTSCSSSFESSEEQHGGPSPYSRQIYNTGSSCSPLNWGDPVCKPLSSLHSYGQDSVSDSLSSLGDCFLALAGLRGSVSQGDPCYAGPFFKDVERDVREEEEKRSAAGSVSTEGIIFYNEKIQPVDSEYKEGREYVLTQFIKEGSFGEVHSAQDVNTGFKFAVKKIALKRFSSEEVGAWSALRSPRVVELFGVVREGPNVVLIMDHKSGSLGQLIAERGRLPEDLSLHYHSQILTALEYLRKKKVVHLDIKADNVLLSEDGRDTFLCDFGHAERLDTRGQSLSGSNDLKGTETHMAPEIVKGEPRGAKADVWSSCCTLLHMLNACQPWTRYYTCRLYLKIANEPPPLREIPPNCSPLTAEVLKAGLQKDPAKRASASELKGKAARALREVGGLTSPVRGPFTEPLYIADKPPDRLQLVNSSVKYEDEHQEPVGKGIPAGSGPEDLEDDHGEETKRDSPSRPQTLISEPSYKRGNRVTTVPELELRKLERDFYLSSLSQLHSVEMQEQLLSCLSSDPYSTWEPWDKKDSGRWSLSPGDDFSSGVFSYNSQPDVPVSSLDLLSHTQMPPPSCFEGVDVCIRDFNRRSIRIRETRRVKVGHIATGISDQITERVFTLETQRGGQVAHDEEVQESGLELSCVPAPDFSSAWRWRIRDGVLETR
- the LOC117734463 gene encoding apoptosis regulator BAX-like; translated protein: MASHPGGGDEGNNKDQLLELGAVLLKDFIYKRVQRHGGNTEVTRTQLGGVELCDPNHKKLAQCLQQIGDELDGNVELHKMLNDSSLSPTKEIFMKVSVEIFSDGKFNWGRVVALFYFACRLVIKALVTHIPDIIRTIINWTMDYLQENVINWIRDQGGWEGIRSHLGTPTWQTVGVFLAGVLTTVLVIRKM
- the LOC117734464 gene encoding 40S ribosomal protein S11 translates to MCIRHFPCLELFRPPRALSGLFTTRQAKMADVQTEKAYQKQPTIFQNKKRVLVADGGKEVKEKLPRYHKSVGLGFKTPREAIDGTYIDKKCPFTGNVSIRGRILSGVVTKMKMQRTIVIRRDYLHYIRKYNRFEKRHKNISVHLSPCFRDVTVGDIVTVGECRPLSKTVRFNVLKVTKAAGAKKQFQKF